In Gemmatimonadaceae bacterium, one DNA window encodes the following:
- a CDS encoding type II toxin-antitoxin system VapC family toxin: MKLLLDTHALLWWLAGDKQLSPTARWALEDQSNPIYVSAASAWEVATKHRLGRMPRIGPLARDFAGEISRQGFLALDITLEDGRRAGALSGEHRDPFDRILMAQARANDLALVSNEAAFDKYDVIRVW, encoded by the coding sequence GTGAAACTACTCCTGGACACCCATGCGCTATTGTGGTGGCTCGCCGGCGACAAACAGCTTTCGCCAACGGCGCGCTGGGCGCTGGAGGACCAGAGCAACCCCATATACGTCAGCGCCGCGTCCGCGTGGGAGGTCGCCACAAAGCACCGTCTTGGCAGGATGCCACGCATTGGTCCGCTGGCGCGAGATTTCGCCGGTGAAATTTCCAGGCAAGGGTTTCTGGCGCTCGACATAACTCTCGAGGATGGCCGCCGCGCCGGCGCTCTCTCCGGCGAGCACCGGGATCCGTTTGATAGGATACTTATGGCCCAGGCGCGTGCTAACGACCTGGCGCTCGTGTCAAATGAAGCTGCATTCGATAAGTACGATGTGATTCGAGTCTGGTAA
- a CDS encoding type II toxin-antitoxin system Phd/YefM family antitoxin produces the protein MPYVTIHAAKTHFSRLIARVLAGEEIVIARGSQPVARLVPLEKAPSKREFGSLRGKLAVPPSFFDPLAEDEIAAWEK, from the coding sequence TTGCCATACGTAACGATTCACGCGGCGAAAACCCATTTCTCCCGTCTTATAGCCAGAGTGCTGGCGGGGGAGGAAATAGTCATCGCCCGGGGCTCTCAACCCGTCGCCCGCCTCGTGCCGCTCGAGAAGGCACCATCGAAGCGCGAGTTCGGCTCGCTCCGCGGGAAGCTGGCCGTGCCCCCGAGCTTTTTCGATCCGCTGGCGGAGGACGAGATCGCAGCATGGGAGAAGTAG
- a CDS encoding S8 family serine peptidase, with amino-acid sequence MSKAPDGPSATVAASGIPTGRTVVVFKDTASIPAAGLALLSSLGGTVTTRWDNIGVAFVSGLSTSALSNLSASGLVTAVGNDRILNWLPKTRVFAVEGDAVVLPQNDPAKARYFADGTQWNMRVIGADKAWAAGKQGLPSTRVAIVDTGIDYDHREIRTLVDRAASASFTSLFVGEGPVGAEVPVEPQMPGDSPYMDNHFHGTHVASTVATNNISVASIAPDVTLIAVKVLNFQGSGSFEGVASGIRHAAGPANADVINMSLGANVEPNEEGAPALLELMARVIKDAEKQGAIVISAAGNSALNLDQGTVVSTPCEQSTLCVSATGPLLQQNFDQPATYTNYGITAIEVAAPGGNASDVEGGSETKDLIIGACSRRTSEPGLAVCRGNVDGGVYFYAYAAGTSMASPHVAGVAAMIKSYNPLLSVNGLKTKILSTADDVGVKGRDIYTNYGRINLATALGLK; translated from the coding sequence ATGTCAAAAGCACCCGATGGTCCTTCAGCGACCGTCGCCGCCAGTGGAATCCCGACCGGCAGAACTGTGGTGGTTTTCAAGGACACAGCGTCGATTCCCGCGGCTGGTCTCGCCCTCCTTAGCTCGTTGGGCGGAACCGTCACCACTCGATGGGACAACATCGGTGTCGCGTTCGTATCCGGACTCTCGACGAGCGCGCTCAGCAATCTCAGCGCGAGCGGGCTGGTTACCGCGGTCGGCAATGACAGAATTCTGAACTGGCTGCCCAAGACGAGGGTGTTCGCGGTAGAGGGCGACGCCGTCGTGCTTCCACAGAATGACCCCGCCAAGGCGCGATATTTTGCCGACGGAACGCAGTGGAACATGCGCGTCATAGGCGCTGACAAGGCCTGGGCCGCGGGCAAGCAGGGACTTCCTTCGACGCGGGTCGCAATCGTCGACACCGGCATCGATTACGACCATCGTGAAATTCGCACCCTTGTAGACCGCGCTGCTTCGGCATCGTTCACGTCGCTCTTCGTGGGCGAGGGTCCCGTCGGCGCGGAAGTGCCGGTGGAGCCACAGATGCCGGGCGACAGTCCGTACATGGATAACCACTTTCACGGCACGCACGTCGCTTCGACTGTCGCGACCAACAACATCAGCGTCGCCAGCATCGCGCCGGACGTGACGTTGATTGCGGTAAAGGTCTTGAACTTTCAGGGCAGCGGGTCTTTTGAGGGCGTGGCCAGTGGAATCCGTCACGCGGCCGGACCGGCGAACGCCGATGTGATCAACATGAGCCTTGGCGCCAACGTTGAACCGAACGAGGAGGGGGCACCTGCACTTCTCGAGCTGATGGCCCGCGTCATCAAGGATGCAGAGAAGCAGGGGGCGATCGTGATTTCTGCCGCCGGCAACAGTGCACTGAACCTCGACCAGGGAACTGTCGTCTCCACTCCCTGTGAGCAGAGCACCCTCTGCGTGTCTGCCACTGGTCCGCTGCTTCAGCAGAACTTCGACCAGCCAGCGACGTACACGAACTACGGAATAACGGCCATCGAAGTGGCCGCTCCGGGCGGCAATGCGTCCGACGTTGAAGGTGGGTCTGAAACGAAGGATCTTATCATCGGTGCCTGCTCGAGGCGCACGTCCGAGCCAGGACTCGCCGTGTGTCGCGGGAATGTTGACGGCGGCGTCTACTTCTATGCCTACGCGGCAGGCACCAGCATGGCGTCGCCACACGTTGCAGGGGTGGCAGCGATGATCAAATCGTACAATCCGTTGCTGTCGGTGAACGGGCTCAAAACGAAGATCCTCTCTACCGCCGATGATGTCGGCGTAAAGGGCCGTGACATCTACACCAATTACGGCCGGATCAACCTCGCCACCGCTCTCGGACTGAAATAA
- a CDS encoding S8 family peptidase, whose protein sequence is MFRHLRLILAAVALAACNDASQPVGLNANAAPARTLVASDGSIPGHYIVVADWSANTLAVAADYGIKPRHVYTELLNGFSAALPSSVADALLADQRILSVTVQRQMSKIETVTQTGATWGLDRIDQRALPMDSLYSYDFTGAGVTAYIIDTGIRYSHSEFEGRAVKGFDAFAADPTDPLLGYDGSGDCDGHGTHVSGTIGGKTWGVAKKVALVGVRVLNCAGYGSDADVIAGMDWVAKNATIPASANMSLGDPVPTKTLGTNGPMDNAVNALISSGVTLAVAAGNGWGNGTVGADACMFPIANVPAAITVAASTRTDTRTTWTNYGACVDIFAPGSGITSATFDTDNSSGAKSGTSMAAPHVAGAAALVLQQAPGATPAQVRDILVSQATQNIILPTTLNGGHTMNSHLLFSRVAVPRELIGKPPKNTKPCTPRRQRDGLC, encoded by the coding sequence ATGTTCCGACACCTTCGACTGATACTCGCGGCCGTCGCGCTGGCCGCATGTAACGACGCATCACAACCGGTAGGCCTGAATGCGAATGCGGCCCCGGCGCGCACGCTCGTCGCGTCCGATGGATCGATCCCCGGCCACTATATAGTAGTCGCGGACTGGAGCGCCAATACCCTCGCCGTTGCCGCCGATTACGGCATCAAGCCCCGGCACGTTTATACGGAACTGCTGAATGGATTCTCCGCGGCGTTACCGTCGAGTGTCGCCGACGCACTGCTGGCCGACCAGCGCATTCTCAGCGTGACTGTGCAGCGTCAGATGTCCAAGATCGAAACGGTGACTCAAACCGGGGCCACCTGGGGACTCGACCGGATCGACCAGCGGGCGCTGCCGATGGACTCGCTCTACAGCTACGATTTCACCGGGGCGGGTGTGACGGCGTACATCATCGACACCGGCATTCGTTACTCGCACAGCGAATTCGAGGGCCGGGCGGTAAAGGGGTTCGACGCGTTTGCCGCCGACCCAACCGACCCGCTGCTCGGGTATGACGGCTCCGGAGACTGTGACGGGCATGGTACCCACGTTTCCGGCACCATCGGAGGCAAAACCTGGGGTGTCGCCAAGAAAGTCGCGCTCGTGGGAGTGCGCGTGCTCAACTGCGCCGGATATGGATCTGACGCCGACGTGATTGCGGGAATGGACTGGGTCGCCAAAAACGCTACCATACCCGCATCGGCAAACATGTCTCTTGGAGATCCAGTGCCGACGAAAACGCTGGGCACCAACGGGCCGATGGACAACGCGGTCAACGCGCTGATCTCTTCGGGCGTCACTCTCGCGGTGGCGGCGGGCAACGGCTGGGGCAATGGCACTGTTGGGGCCGACGCATGCATGTTCCCGATCGCCAACGTACCTGCGGCGATAACGGTGGCAGCCTCGACCAGGACCGATACGCGCACCACGTGGACGAACTACGGCGCATGCGTCGACATCTTCGCGCCCGGATCGGGGATCACGTCGGCGACGTTCGACACGGACAATTCTTCAGGCGCGAAAAGCGGGACGTCCATGGCGGCGCCACATGTCGCTGGCGCGGCCGCGCTCGTTCTTCAGCAGGCGCCGGGAGCCACCCCCGCACAGGTCCGCGACATTCTCGTCAGCCAGGCAACGCAAAACATCATCCTGCCAACGACCCTTAACGGGGGTCACACGATGAACAGCCACCTGCTCTTCAGCCGCGTAGCGGTGCCGCGTGAACTGATTGGAAAACCGCCCAAGAACACCAAGCCGTGCACGCCGCGCCGGCAGCGCGACGGCCTTTGCTGA
- a CDS encoding AAA family ATPase, which yields MIRSPLVCTTSVGRDAPMRALTERLGRAIAGEGAVVLVGGTAGIGKTRMIRDLKNEATELGVRIIEGRCSSTDSSVPYAPLMDALRFRIARGEGDVAAHMLGPLREILAPLFPQLEGKESAPDNAFERHPDRPLELIVSVFERLSAAEPMLLVLEDVHWADQTSLEILRHLAHRSHSLRLLIVATYRSDELHSSHPVRKLLGTIARDRVGVEMRLEPLTREETTEMLRRILGADPDPAIAAGIWRRTEGNPFFIEELLTVLSENALLEPNAPAVAALERLRLPATVSEAVLARARALGSRAYDTLSAAAVLGRTFEFDDLCNVLSIAEEDLIAVIEELVAHQFLEEEPDGHGERYGFPHALMQEAFYESIISRRRRTLHRQAATALEKRTARRSPKRLDELAYHFRLGGEPERAYEYARLAGDEAVRLNAWDDAAAHYENALASLELLSDEGQRAAELLERLAGVAWRQSRSLPARQFAEEALRLRRALGHNEEAARLLRRIAEQRAEEGDTEGATQALDEGLKLLGDTPESRELGPIYDDLGRLSLAQGNLNRAEELLVRGLTLASRHADGAEEVLALVSLAELSVVGGQVTAGITRLDDALSLMQEGRLPFERLARVYEIGVRTLLLAHDYERALNWSNAAYSVCCEQGVVGLDGLFRASRAAVLTITGSKEDTLAEAAAGVEALRRSNRAELREALHVLGFVHRSRGNFQAARTAYEEALSLSEEGHSIGLALLSLSEGRIEEAASALESQFHAVPRDQPLLARQILPYTVKALIEVGKVHDAAILVDGAQDLPEAPAAVAQVSHARGLVQLAKGNFESARDALAMAVGVWDTLGNRLEATWIRISLLDAMLGAGDSSDGMALGRRLLEELDGLLIPPEREHVRRTLRRAGVRTRPRARETIANGDDSLSRLTAREADVLRHVAQGRTNREIAHALGIAEKTVGVHVGHILAKLGCKTRTQAARFVPQ from the coding sequence ATGATTCGATCACCGCTCGTATGCACCACCTCGGTGGGTCGCGACGCACCGATGCGCGCGCTTACCGAGCGGCTCGGACGAGCGATTGCGGGCGAGGGAGCGGTCGTACTCGTCGGTGGAACCGCCGGCATCGGCAAAACCAGGATGATTCGCGACCTGAAAAACGAGGCGACCGAGCTCGGGGTACGCATTATCGAGGGGCGATGCTCCAGCACCGATTCGTCAGTGCCATATGCACCGCTGATGGACGCGCTGCGGTTCCGCATTGCGCGGGGTGAAGGCGATGTTGCCGCACACATGCTTGGGCCCCTTCGCGAAATTCTGGCTCCTCTGTTTCCGCAGCTCGAAGGAAAGGAAAGCGCCCCCGACAATGCATTTGAGCGTCATCCTGACCGTCCCCTCGAGCTGATCGTCAGCGTGTTCGAGCGTCTCTCGGCGGCAGAGCCGATGTTGCTCGTGCTCGAAGATGTTCATTGGGCCGACCAGACCTCCCTGGAAATTCTACGTCATCTCGCTCACCGCTCGCATTCATTGCGGCTGTTGATTGTCGCCACTTACAGATCGGACGAGCTTCATTCCAGTCATCCGGTGCGCAAGCTTCTCGGCACCATCGCTCGCGACCGTGTCGGAGTGGAGATGCGACTCGAGCCGCTCACTCGCGAAGAAACCACGGAGATGCTGCGCCGGATACTGGGGGCCGATCCTGACCCTGCCATTGCCGCGGGCATCTGGCGCCGTACGGAGGGGAATCCGTTCTTCATCGAAGAGCTTTTGACAGTTCTGTCCGAGAACGCGCTTCTCGAGCCAAATGCCCCGGCGGTCGCTGCACTCGAGAGGCTGCGGCTGCCGGCAACCGTGAGTGAGGCCGTTCTGGCGCGGGCACGTGCGCTTGGGTCGCGCGCGTACGATACCTTGTCGGCGGCGGCAGTGCTCGGACGAACGTTTGAATTCGACGACCTCTGCAATGTTCTGAGCATCGCGGAAGAAGATCTGATCGCCGTCATCGAGGAGCTGGTGGCACACCAGTTTCTGGAGGAAGAACCGGACGGGCACGGTGAACGATACGGATTCCCTCATGCCCTGATGCAGGAAGCGTTCTACGAAAGCATCATTTCGCGCAGGCGCCGCACTCTGCATCGCCAGGCCGCTACGGCCCTCGAGAAGCGAACGGCACGCCGCAGCCCGAAACGGCTCGATGAGCTGGCTTATCATTTCAGGCTCGGCGGCGAGCCAGAACGTGCCTACGAATACGCGCGGCTCGCCGGCGACGAGGCGGTGCGTTTGAATGCGTGGGACGACGCGGCCGCGCACTACGAGAACGCACTTGCATCTCTCGAGCTGCTCTCCGATGAAGGGCAGCGCGCCGCGGAGCTCCTCGAGCGTCTCGCGGGGGTCGCGTGGAGACAGAGCCGGTCATTACCGGCCCGCCAGTTCGCCGAGGAAGCCCTGCGGTTGCGTCGCGCTCTGGGGCACAACGAAGAGGCTGCACGGCTGCTGCGCCGGATCGCCGAACAACGCGCGGAAGAAGGTGATACGGAGGGCGCAACCCAGGCGCTCGACGAAGGGCTGAAGCTTCTTGGCGACACCCCCGAGAGCCGCGAACTCGGACCAATTTACGACGACCTCGGCCGCCTTTCCCTGGCACAGGGAAATCTGAACCGTGCCGAAGAGTTGCTGGTGCGCGGATTGACACTCGCGTCCCGTCATGCGGATGGCGCTGAGGAAGTGCTCGCTCTTGTCAGTCTGGCCGAGCTGAGCGTCGTCGGCGGGCAGGTCACCGCTGGGATAACCCGCCTCGATGACGCCCTGTCGCTCATGCAGGAAGGCCGGCTCCCCTTCGAGCGGCTCGCCCGCGTTTATGAAATCGGGGTGCGAACGCTGCTGCTGGCACACGACTATGAGCGCGCACTCAACTGGTCGAACGCCGCCTATTCCGTTTGCTGCGAGCAGGGAGTCGTCGGGCTCGATGGGCTGTTCCGTGCCTCACGCGCTGCAGTCCTCACGATCACAGGCTCGAAGGAAGATACCCTCGCCGAGGCGGCCGCCGGAGTGGAGGCGCTTCGCCGGTCTAATCGAGCCGAATTACGCGAGGCATTGCACGTACTGGGATTCGTTCACAGGTCCCGCGGCAACTTCCAAGCGGCGAGGACCGCTTACGAAGAAGCCCTTTCATTGAGTGAGGAGGGACACTCGATAGGGCTTGCTCTCCTCTCGCTGTCCGAAGGTCGCATTGAAGAAGCAGCGAGCGCACTTGAGTCTCAATTCCATGCGGTTCCCCGTGATCAGCCACTGCTGGCGCGCCAGATTCTGCCGTACACCGTGAAAGCATTGATTGAGGTTGGCAAGGTGCACGATGCCGCGATCCTGGTTGACGGCGCTCAGGATTTGCCTGAAGCCCCTGCAGCAGTGGCCCAGGTCTCGCACGCCCGCGGGTTGGTACAACTCGCAAAGGGAAACTTCGAGTCGGCGCGCGACGCGCTCGCCATGGCCGTCGGTGTATGGGACACACTCGGCAACCGCCTCGAGGCTACATGGATACGCATATCCCTGCTCGACGCGATGCTGGGCGCGGGCGATTCATCGGACGGCATGGCGCTCGGGCGGCGCCTGCTGGAGGAGTTGGACGGGTTGTTGATACCTCCGGAACGCGAGCACGTGCGCCGTACTCTTCGCCGCGCTGGTGTGCGGACGCGGCCCAGGGCGCGGGAAACCATTGCCAATGGCGATGATTCATTATCGCGGCTGACAGCTCGTGAGGCCGACGTGCTCCGTCACGTCGCGCAGGGCCGCACCAACCGTGAGATCGCGCACGCCCTCGGTATCGCAGAAAAAACCGTAGGAGTGCACGTAGGTCACATCCTGGCGAAGCTGGGGTGCAAGACCCGGACGCAGGCGGCACGCTTCGTTCCGCAGTAA
- the uxaC gene encoding glucuronate isomerase, giving the protein MNARIALGGNAGRHPLELDEDRFFDSDPAIRRAARAIYDETKRLPLICPHGHVDPGLLSSNAPFPEPTALLIAPDHYIFRMLYSQGIALESLGISNADGSAQATDPREVWQIFADHWYLFRGTPTGAWLEHELYELFGVREKLNRDTAQEIYDRIFTCLRSAEFLPRSLFDRFNIEVLATTDAATDPLTDHATIRDSDWDGRVLPTFRPDAVFRIGAPQWKSEITALSVQSGIEIGSYATFIRAIEERRAFFRSVGATSTDHAVVEPYTERLSDHEAERLFARALAGNADDADQRRFDAHMLMESARMSAEDGMVMQIHPGAIRDHNESIASRFGRDKGGDIPRATEFTDNLRALLNAYGNDSRFTLVLFTLDESAYARELAPLAGHYPALRLGPPWWFHDSIEGMMRYRSSVTETAGIYNTAGFNDDTRAFCSIAARHDLSRRVDANWLGGLVARHVIDLADARAMSRALAYDLARETYKLDRPGGLMQHPNLER; this is encoded by the coding sequence TTGAACGCTCGAATTGCCCTCGGCGGCAACGCCGGCCGACATCCGCTCGAACTCGACGAGGATCGTTTCTTTGATTCCGATCCGGCCATTCGCCGAGCGGCGCGTGCGATCTACGACGAGACGAAGCGGCTCCCGCTGATATGTCCGCACGGTCACGTCGATCCCGGGCTACTCTCGTCAAACGCGCCGTTCCCTGAGCCCACCGCGCTGTTGATTGCTCCCGATCATTACATCTTCAGGATGCTCTACTCGCAGGGAATCGCCCTCGAGAGTCTGGGTATATCCAACGCCGATGGCTCAGCCCAGGCGACCGATCCGCGGGAAGTCTGGCAGATCTTCGCAGACCACTGGTACCTCTTCAGAGGCACTCCAACCGGCGCATGGCTGGAGCACGAGCTCTACGAGTTGTTCGGAGTAAGGGAGAAGCTCAATCGCGACACGGCACAAGAGATATACGATCGGATTTTCACGTGCCTTCGATCGGCTGAGTTCCTTCCGCGAAGCCTCTTCGACCGCTTCAACATCGAAGTTCTCGCAACCACAGATGCCGCGACTGATCCGCTTACCGATCACGCGACGATCCGCGATTCGGACTGGGACGGAAGGGTGCTGCCTACATTTCGGCCGGACGCAGTGTTTCGCATCGGAGCGCCCCAATGGAAGAGCGAGATTACCGCGCTCTCAGTTCAATCCGGAATTGAAATTGGGAGCTACGCGACTTTCATTCGCGCGATCGAGGAGCGACGCGCGTTTTTCAGGAGCGTGGGAGCGACGTCTACCGATCATGCCGTAGTCGAACCTTACACCGAAAGACTGAGCGACCACGAGGCAGAGCGTCTGTTTGCGCGCGCGCTTGCCGGGAATGCAGATGATGCGGACCAGCGGCGATTCGACGCCCACATGCTGATGGAATCGGCTCGAATGTCGGCCGAAGATGGGATGGTGATGCAGATTCATCCGGGTGCGATTCGCGATCACAATGAGTCGATCGCATCACGGTTTGGACGCGACAAAGGCGGTGACATTCCCCGCGCAACCGAGTTTACCGATAATCTGCGGGCGCTCCTCAATGCGTACGGAAACGATTCGCGCTTCACTCTCGTGCTTTTCACGCTGGACGAATCGGCGTATGCCCGCGAGTTGGCGCCGCTGGCCGGTCACTATCCCGCACTCCGGCTCGGACCACCGTGGTGGTTCCACGATTCGATCGAAGGCATGATGCGGTACCGCTCGTCGGTGACCGAGACAGCAGGCATCTACAACACCGCCGGCTTCAACGACGATACGCGCGCGTTCTGCTCGATCGCGGCCCGCCACGACCTTTCACGCCGCGTCGATGCCAACTGGCTCGGCGGTCTCGTCGCGCGACATGTCATCGACCTGGCGGATGCGCGTGCGATGAGCCGCGCTCTCGCGTACGATCTCGCACGGGAGACGTACAAGCTGGACCGGCCCGGCGGCCTGATGCAGCATCCAAACCTGGAGCGCTGA
- a CDS encoding sugar kinase, with the protein MKRVVTFGEVMLRLKAPAFERLMQSPVLEATFGGAEANVAVSLAQYGVQASFVTALPANPLGDAAIQSVRAMGADTTFVRRSGDRIGVYFLETGANQRPSRVTYDRAGSSIAGAKPGDFDWPRIFEGAHWFHVSGVTPAISQNAADSTIEAIAAARTAGVTVSCDYNFRKNLWKYGKTAPEVMREIVSNVDIGIANEEDCEMALGIESAGDVRSGEIDKERYRRVAESVFHAFPNLQKQVITLRESYSADHNGWSAVLHNGRELLSSRRYEITDIVDRVGGGDSFAAGLIYGLITYGDDQRALEFATAASCLKHSISGDFNRVGVLEVEALMKGDASGRVQR; encoded by the coding sequence GTGAAAAGAGTGGTCACTTTTGGAGAGGTCATGCTCCGGCTCAAGGCGCCGGCGTTCGAGCGGCTTATGCAGTCACCAGTTCTCGAGGCGACGTTCGGCGGGGCTGAGGCGAATGTGGCTGTCTCGCTGGCGCAATACGGTGTGCAGGCGTCGTTCGTCACCGCACTTCCCGCAAACCCGCTTGGCGACGCAGCGATTCAATCGGTGCGTGCAATGGGTGCTGATACGACGTTCGTACGGCGCAGCGGTGACCGCATCGGGGTCTACTTTCTTGAGACGGGCGCGAACCAACGGCCGTCGAGGGTTACCTACGATCGAGCGGGATCATCAATCGCCGGCGCGAAGCCCGGCGACTTCGACTGGCCGCGCATTTTCGAGGGTGCTCACTGGTTTCATGTGAGCGGTGTCACCCCGGCAATCAGCCAGAACGCAGCGGATTCAACCATCGAGGCGATTGCCGCGGCCCGTACCGCCGGCGTGACGGTTTCGTGCGACTACAACTTCCGCAAGAATCTGTGGAAATACGGAAAGACCGCTCCGGAAGTCATGCGCGAGATCGTCAGCAATGTCGATATTGGTATCGCCAACGAAGAGGATTGCGAAATGGCGCTCGGCATCGAGTCCGCGGGCGATGTCCGCAGCGGAGAGATCGACAAAGAGCGCTACCGCCGTGTTGCGGAATCGGTCTTCCACGCATTCCCCAATCTGCAGAAGCAGGTAATCACTCTTCGCGAGAGTTACAGCGCTGACCACAATGGGTGGTCGGCGGTACTGCATAACGGAAGAGAGCTTCTCTCCAGCCGTCGCTATGAGATCACCGATATCGTGGACAGAGTTGGAGGCGGTGACTCTTTCGCGGCAGGATTGATTTACGGGCTCATCACGTACGGCGACGATCAACGCGCGCTCGAATTCGCCACCGCTGCATCGTGTCTCAAACATTCGATTTCCGGAGACTTCAACCGTGTCGGTGTTCTGGAAGTCGAGGCGCTCATGAAAGGAGATGCGAGTGGACGAGTCCAGCGCTGA